In Amycolatopsis sulphurea, one genomic interval encodes:
- a CDS encoding NADH:ubiquinone reductase (Na(+)-transporting) subunit F — protein MGEKHLVRFEPVGIEIEADEDQTVLRAAAEQGVLLMHGCKEGQCASCKSFLLEGDDVELDRYSTFALPDYEKEEGFTLLCRAHAYEDLTIELLNYDEEMIRSGLPIVRAVVEVVSAEHVTHDLRHLIVRLVEPAELKFFPGQYLDFAIPGTAETRSFSMANVPGRAGGRLEFVIKIYPDGLFSRFLDTQVHPGDRLEVSGPFGAFTLRDAPGADLVFVGGGAGMAPILSLLRSMAERGIDRKATFYYGARARRDLCFEQELRALEETLPSFRYVPALSEPGEEDEWDGATGLITDVLRRSESDLAGADAYVCGPPPMVEAALDLLPKLGVAEKRVFYDKFTTTGEPDGP, from the coding sequence ATGGGAGAAAAGCACCTGGTGCGGTTCGAGCCGGTCGGGATCGAGATCGAGGCCGACGAGGACCAGACCGTTTTGCGTGCCGCGGCCGAGCAGGGCGTGCTGCTCATGCACGGCTGCAAGGAGGGCCAGTGCGCCTCCTGCAAGTCGTTCCTGCTCGAAGGCGACGATGTCGAGCTGGATCGTTACTCGACCTTCGCGCTGCCCGACTACGAGAAGGAGGAGGGGTTCACGCTGCTGTGCCGGGCGCACGCCTACGAGGACCTGACGATCGAGTTGCTCAACTACGACGAGGAGATGATCCGCTCCGGGCTGCCGATCGTGCGGGCGGTCGTGGAGGTGGTGTCGGCCGAGCACGTCACGCACGATCTGCGGCACCTGATCGTGCGGCTGGTCGAGCCTGCGGAGCTGAAGTTCTTTCCCGGGCAGTACCTGGACTTCGCGATCCCGGGCACCGCGGAGACCCGGTCGTTCTCGATGGCGAACGTCCCGGGACGGGCGGGCGGCCGGCTGGAGTTCGTGATCAAGATCTATCCGGACGGGTTGTTCTCCCGGTTTCTCGACACCCAGGTCCACCCCGGCGACCGGCTGGAGGTCTCCGGGCCGTTCGGCGCGTTCACCCTGCGGGACGCGCCGGGCGCCGATCTGGTCTTCGTCGGCGGCGGAGCGGGCATGGCGCCGATCCTGTCGCTGCTGCGGTCGATGGCCGAGCGTGGCATCGACCGGAAGGCGACCTTCTACTACGGCGCGCGGGCCAGGCGGGACCTGTGCTTCGAGCAGGAGTTGCGGGCGTTGGAGGAGACATTGCCGTCGTTCCGCTACGTGCCCGCCCTGTCCGAGCCCGGGGAAGAGGACGAGTGGGACGGGGCGACCGGCCTGATCACCGACGTGCTGCGCCGCAGCGAGTCCGATCTGGCCGGTGCCGACGCGTATGTGTGCGGGCCGCCGCCGATGGTGGAGGCCGCGCTGGACCTGCTGCCGAAGCTCGGGGTCGCGGAGAAACGCGTCTTCTACGACAAGTTCACCACCACCGGGGAGCCGGACGGGCCCTGA
- a CDS encoding methane monooxygenase codes for MSRQSVAKAHQKIQELSWEPAYHEPVSQYGTDYTFQKAKKKDPLKQVLRSYFPMQEEKDHRVYGAEDGAIRGNMFRQVQERWLEWQKLFLSIIPLPEISAARAMPLLFRTVPNPELHNGQAIQMIDEVRHSTIQQNLKRLYMNNYIDPAGFNSSLRNFQNDYCGTIGRQFAEGFITGDAITAASIYLTIVAETAFTNTLFVAMPAEAAANGDYLLPTVFHSVQSDESRHISNGYATLLMALSDESNHQLLERDLRYAWWNNHRVVDAAIGTFIEYGTKDRRKERESYAEMWRRWIYDDYYRSYLVPLEKYGLVIPHDLIEEAWNQIWNKGYVHEVAQFFATGWLANYWRIDPMTDEDFEWFEYKYPGWYDKYGKWWENYARLSMPNGHNPIALEDVDYVYPHRCWTCMVPCLVREDMVMEKVDGQWRTYCSEPCRWTDAEAFRPTYQGRQTPNMGQLIGLREWETLYHGWNWADVVSDMGYVRDDGKTLVAQPHLNLDPSKMWTLDHLRRCPPLQSPNVLLNEMTDAERAAFAADYNRQGPAGRPAPANV; via the coding sequence ATGAGCCGCCAGAGTGTGGCGAAGGCCCATCAGAAGATCCAGGAACTGTCCTGGGAACCGGCCTATCACGAGCCGGTGTCGCAGTACGGGACCGACTACACCTTCCAGAAGGCGAAGAAGAAGGACCCGCTCAAGCAGGTTCTGCGGTCCTACTTCCCGATGCAGGAGGAAAAGGACCACCGCGTGTACGGCGCGGAGGACGGTGCCATCCGCGGCAACATGTTCCGTCAGGTGCAGGAGCGCTGGCTGGAGTGGCAGAAGCTGTTCCTGAGCATCATCCCGCTGCCGGAGATCTCGGCGGCCCGGGCGATGCCGCTGCTGTTCCGCACGGTGCCGAATCCGGAGCTGCACAACGGCCAGGCGATCCAGATGATCGACGAGGTCCGGCACTCCACGATCCAGCAGAACCTCAAGCGCCTCTACATGAACAACTACATCGACCCGGCGGGCTTCAACTCCAGCCTGCGCAACTTCCAGAACGACTACTGCGGGACCATCGGCCGGCAGTTCGCCGAGGGGTTCATCACCGGCGACGCGATCACCGCGGCCAGCATCTACCTGACGATCGTCGCGGAGACGGCGTTCACCAACACGCTGTTCGTGGCCATGCCCGCCGAGGCCGCCGCCAACGGCGACTACCTGCTGCCGACGGTGTTCCACTCGGTGCAGTCCGACGAGTCCCGGCACATCAGCAACGGCTACGCGACGCTGCTGATGGCGCTGTCCGACGAGAGCAACCACCAGCTGCTCGAACGCGACCTGCGGTACGCGTGGTGGAACAACCACCGGGTGGTGGACGCCGCGATCGGCACGTTCATCGAATACGGCACGAAGGACCGCCGCAAGGAACGGGAAAGCTACGCGGAGATGTGGCGCCGCTGGATCTACGACGACTACTACCGCAGCTACCTGGTACCGCTGGAGAAGTACGGCCTGGTCATTCCGCACGACCTGATCGAGGAGGCGTGGAACCAGATCTGGAACAAGGGGTACGTGCACGAGGTGGCCCAGTTCTTCGCGACCGGCTGGCTGGCCAACTACTGGCGGATCGACCCGATGACCGACGAGGACTTCGAGTGGTTCGAGTACAAGTACCCCGGCTGGTATGACAAGTACGGCAAGTGGTGGGAGAACTACGCGCGGCTGTCCATGCCGAACGGGCACAACCCGATCGCGCTGGAAGACGTCGACTACGTGTACCCGCATCGCTGCTGGACCTGCATGGTGCCGTGCCTGGTCCGCGAGGACATGGTGATGGAGAAGGTGGACGGGCAGTGGCGGACCTACTGCTCGGAGCCGTGCCGCTGGACCGACGCCGAGGCGTTCCGGCCGACCTACCAGGGCCGGCAGACGCCGAACATGGGCCAGCTGATCGGCCTGCGGGAGTGGGAGACCCTCTACCACGGCTGGAACTGGGCGGACGTCGTGTCCGACATGGGCTACGTCCGCGACGACGGGAAGACGCTGGTCGCGCAGCCGCATCTGAACCTGGATCCGAGCAAGATGTGGACGCTGGACCACCTGCGCCGGTGCCCGCCGCTGCAGAGCCCGAACGTGCTGCTCAACGAGATGACCGATGCCGAGCGAGCCGCGTTCGCGGCCGACTACAACCGCCAGGGGCCGGCCGGGCGCCCGGCGCCCGCGAACGTCTGA